A genome region from Paludibacterium sp. B53371 includes the following:
- a CDS encoding DinB family protein encodes MSMPLLSLLQYKSWADTRTLAAVAHIDRSQHGAAFDFARQQLNHMVRVEALFRARLIGEPAPHDSTNTAQLPAFAALAASLEASNHWLLDYVPTLNAGALAQCIRFTFVDGQKGAMSREEMLCHLINHGTYHRGAIGHALDLAGAPRPADTYTVFLHAAEPGRREE; translated from the coding sequence ATGTCCATGCCGCTTCTTTCCCTGTTGCAGTACAAATCCTGGGCCGACACCCGAACACTGGCGGCCGTGGCGCATATCGACCGCAGCCAGCATGGCGCTGCCTTCGATTTTGCCCGACAACAACTTAATCACATGGTGCGGGTCGAGGCGCTGTTTCGCGCCCGACTCATCGGTGAGCCTGCGCCGCATGATTCAACCAACACGGCACAATTGCCGGCGTTTGCGGCACTGGCTGCCTCGCTGGAGGCATCGAATCACTGGCTGCTGGACTATGTGCCTACCCTGAACGCCGGGGCGCTGGCGCAGTGCATCCGCTTCACCTTTGTGGATGGTCAAAAAGGTGCGATGAGCCGGGAGGAGATGCTTTGTCACCTCATCAATCATGGTACCTACCACCGGGGGGCCATTGGTCATGCGCTGGATTTGGCCGGTGCGCCGCGCCCGGCCGACACCTATACGGTGTTCCTCCATGCGGCCGAACCGGGGCGTCGTGAGGAATAG
- a CDS encoding DUF411 domain-containing protein, translating into MNRLNKPRLSLALALLLTLTLHETVWAAASQTLTLVKNKGCVCCERWAADMKAHGFAVKTVEMADVTPFKDQQHVPVALRSCHTATIGGYVIEGHVPADLIRKLLKDKPHLAGLASPGMPPSAPGMDLPGKPVPYQVMAFGADGKTTLYAQR; encoded by the coding sequence ATGAATAGATTGAACAAGCCGCGCCTGTCGCTGGCGCTGGCCCTGTTGTTGACGCTGACCCTGCATGAGACCGTCTGGGCGGCGGCCAGTCAGACCCTCACGCTGGTGAAGAACAAGGGCTGCGTCTGCTGCGAACGCTGGGCGGCCGATATGAAGGCCCATGGCTTTGCCGTCAAGACGGTAGAAATGGCCGATGTCACGCCTTTCAAGGACCAGCAGCATGTGCCTGTCGCCCTGCGTTCCTGCCATACCGCCACGATCGGCGGCTATGTGATCGAAGGGCATGTGCCGGCTGACCTGATCCGCAAGCTGTTGAAAGACAAGCCTCATCTGGCCGGGCTGGCCAGCCCGGGGATGCCGCCTTCCGCGCCGGGGATGGACTTGCCCGGCAAGCCGGTGCCTTATCAGGTGATGGCCTTCGGCGCGGACGGCAAGACCACGCTGTATGCCCAGCGCTGA
- a CDS encoding MarR family winged helix-turn-helix transcriptional regulator — protein MRKQQSAARPPAPGEGKRGEDGHLGYLLRQAAAMHRLKMERALSDLGVTPPQFSVLTMLAAYPGQSNADIARLAMLTPPTVTVIVGNLESMGAVLRRPHAQHGRIQHIDLTEQGMALLASCRARVQQLEAALAAGLSESETTLLRRWLAGVAREGEAEGTPP, from the coding sequence ATGCGCAAGCAGCAATCGGCGGCCAGGCCGCCGGCCCCCGGAGAGGGCAAACGGGGAGAAGACGGACACCTGGGGTATCTGTTGCGCCAGGCTGCCGCCATGCACCGGCTGAAGATGGAGCGTGCCCTGAGCGACCTGGGGGTCACGCCGCCGCAATTCTCGGTGCTGACCATGCTGGCCGCCTATCCTGGTCAGTCCAATGCCGACATCGCCAGGCTGGCCATGCTGACCCCGCCCACCGTGACAGTCATCGTCGGCAATCTGGAGAGCATGGGCGCCGTGCTGCGGCGACCTCATGCACAACATGGCCGCATCCAGCATATCGACCTCACCGAGCAGGGCATGGCGCTGCTGGCTTCCTGCCGAGCGCGTGTACAACAACTGGAGGCTGCGCTGGCCGCTGGCCTGAGCGAAAGCGAGACGACGCTGCTGCGTCGCTGGCTGGCCGGCGTGGCAAGGGAGGGTGAAGCAGAGGGTACCCCGCCCTGA
- a CDS encoding MFS transporter, which translates to MPSSSRTLPFPLLPAALWVPVSWLTIFLVGTDLFIVSAFLPLIGRELHQSPAAVAVLVSAFSLTYALACPLLGRLAERWGLRNVLFAGVGALALANAYTALAPNLWQLTLSRVLAGLAAAGISPMLYAMAAERAAPAQRAARLAQINSGLVIALCLGAPFGLWLGQLTHWRMLFAALGVALLAMVPVNAVAWSGSLPHQAPVRQDSSQERLWQAWPLLLCMCAWAVSVYACYTLLATALVQTFAAPAAQVALTLACFGAGATGGVLAGGRLADRLGAARQVRLSLALMTACFGLCLLAYRQHGLWLLAAALFTVAFVAYGFFPALQACAAQAFHTRRPTVLGLLSSALYVGITLGAALGGRLYSAWGMTAVLLLSAAVAAAACLLTRHRLFSADTHQPAA; encoded by the coding sequence ATGCCATCCAGCAGCCGCACGTTGCCATTCCCGCTCTTGCCTGCCGCCCTGTGGGTACCGGTCAGCTGGCTGACCATCTTTCTAGTCGGCACCGATCTGTTTATCGTCTCGGCCTTTTTGCCGCTGATCGGCCGCGAACTGCACCAATCACCGGCGGCGGTCGCCGTCCTGGTCAGCGCTTTCAGCCTGACCTATGCCCTGGCCTGCCCGCTGCTCGGCCGGCTCGCCGAGCGCTGGGGTTTGCGCAACGTCCTGTTCGCCGGCGTCGGCGCACTGGCATTGGCCAATGCTTATACCGCGCTGGCACCGAATTTGTGGCAACTCACCCTGAGCCGTGTCCTGGCCGGTCTGGCCGCAGCCGGCATTTCGCCCATGCTGTATGCCATGGCGGCGGAGCGCGCCGCCCCGGCGCAACGGGCCGCACGGTTGGCTCAGATCAATTCCGGGCTGGTGATTGCCCTGTGCCTGGGTGCCCCGTTCGGGCTCTGGCTGGGGCAACTGACACATTGGCGCATGCTGTTTGCCGCCCTCGGCGTGGCGCTGCTGGCCATGGTGCCGGTCAATGCCGTCGCCTGGTCCGGCAGCCTGCCGCACCAGGCTCCGGTTCGCCAGGACAGCAGTCAGGAGCGACTGTGGCAGGCCTGGCCGCTGCTGCTGTGCATGTGCGCCTGGGCGGTCAGTGTCTATGCCTGCTATACCCTGCTGGCCACGGCACTGGTGCAGACGTTCGCGGCACCTGCCGCTCAGGTGGCACTGACCCTGGCCTGCTTTGGCGCCGGGGCGACTGGCGGGGTGCTGGCAGGAGGCCGGCTGGCGGACCGTCTCGGCGCGGCGCGCCAGGTACGGCTGTCGCTGGCACTGATGACCGCCTGCTTCGGCCTGTGCCTGCTGGCCTATCGGCAGCATGGGCTGTGGCTGTTGGCCGCCGCCCTGTTCACCGTGGCCTTTGTCGCCTATGGGTTTTTCCCGGCCTTGCAGGCTTGTGCGGCGCAGGCCTTTCATACCCGACGCCCCACGGTACTGGGCCTGCTCAGCAGCGCGCTGTATGTCGGCATTACCCTGGGCGCCGCGCTGGGCGGCAGACTGTATTCGGCATGGGGCATGACTGCGGTGCTGCTACTGAGTGCAGCAGTG